The genomic window atttatggatGGATTGAAATAATGACACAGATCTGTCGGATATTCGACCTGAAAAGGAACCGAAAAACAACCACATCTCCCACACAGGTTAAGCGTGTTGGGTTTTTTTGAGGAATGAAATCAGCTGTTGTCAGCTGCATCTGCCAGGAGCTGCGGACCTCCAACATGGCCGGCGGAGGGCGCGTCTGGacggcagcagcagagaaatgtgACTCCGCTACAGCAGCAGGCCCCCTGGCATCATGGAGAACAATGCTTTTAAAGGCTAGCGCCGAGCTAGCGCTATGTTGTGAACCCGCTACTAACAGAAACACGTCTATGTCCACTGTTACAGCCATGAGGCGACGTGTTACAGTTAGACAAGCTGGTGTGCACTAGTAAAAATAAGTTAGTGCGTATACAGTGCGGTTAGAAAACGAGTGCGCAGTGAAAGCTAACTAGTTAGCCATGCTAGGCTAATTGTAGCACATGACACAACCATGGCTGCTGCGCGGAGTGTTACTTTCCTACGCATTTACAGCAGCCGAAACCCAAATATCCCACCTTCTTATTTAATACACATGGAATAAATGGTCTATACAATTACTTCAATACAAGCAGTACATGATGTACTAAAGTATGTCGTTACAAACGTGATTCTGTATGTAGCAACAAGGCGGCGGGTACTACCACGTGGTTGCTGTTCAACTGGACGCAAATGTATCGATTTCATCTCAACCATTTACATATTTCAGAGCCAAAAGGCTGCAGACGTGTTTTGTGGGTCATAACATGTCATTCGGCCAGAAAATGTAATAACGCGGATGAAGCAATCGTCTACATCCCCGCcgtcaacagcagcagctggcacCACAAGCTGCTAATTTCCACAACCACGCTCCTGCTGCCTGCCAAGGTATCGCAGCGAAGCTAACGGCTAGCATGCTAAGTGAAGTCAGACTgcatctcacacacatacacacactgttacaGCCACATGAAAGACGATTTGTGTAAGCAGTTTGGTATCGACACATTTAGGCAGCCGCTCACCTGCAGAGACCCCCTATAACATCCTTCTCCGTCTTCTTGAACTGCTGTAAGGACGGTATCTTCTCTGTCGGCATCATGAAATATTCCATGCTTTCAAAGCCACCTTCTCTGGTCcgtgttttctgttttttctccctccacTGCTCCCTTGTTAAAATATAAGGCTGCTCGTTTCTTGTTTTACCGCAGTGCTCTCGCTGTACTCCTCAGTGGCGCATATCTAAAACACCACTTCAAAATATGTGAATCTTAAGAGCGGagttagaaaaataaaagttaaagcTGTGTGTTGCTTCCACCAGCTGATGGGGTTCCCtccaacgtgtgtgtgtgtgtgtgtgtgtgtggcctcttGCCTCCGCCTACTacgtgtctgtgtctgtgtgtgtgtctgctgcctCCGCCTactactctgtgtgtgtgtgtgtgtgtgtgtgcagctgatCTGTGTGAGGCGGGAAACAGCTGGTTGGAATCAGAGACCGTTTTCCGGaaagcagaacaaacaaacgAGCTAAGAGTCACTGTGTAGCTGCGGTGGAACAAATCAAACCCTCACTGAGCACATGGAAGCAAGCACTGAACTAAAATGCTAATAACTGGATGATAATGTTGGCGTAAGGAAGAAAGCAGAGCTAACATTAGTAGAGGAGATAACATTATGCTACTTATATAACACTGAAATGCTGTAGTTTACTCTGGTCATTTGAATTCCTCACTTAAATTACAGATGTCCAGATCATAGGTTTTTAATTTCTTACTCGACTATTCAGAGGCTGCATTATGCTGTTTGGGTTTAAATTATATGTATTTATCTCTGCTCCCATTACAGTGGGTTTACCAGCTGGCTAAAGGGGGAAATGCCCAGATTCCAGGTTAATTATGTCAGTATTAGTCATATTATTCAAAtagttaatttgttttttaatacaGTATGAATCACAGAATCATGGACAGGATATGAGACAATGGGCCCCTGGGCATAGACACGTAGAAGGCCCCCACCTCTTCTGCATATGGGACATCTAGActgaaagaggaacaaaatgactacaattgatgtgtttacattttgcatttctttgcgggtgttttctgtcttcttaTAGTCATTTTGGGTCTGTTTGTTgcagttttgtgtctcttttagTGACATTTTGCATGTAAAGCATAGGGTCCCCTGATCCCTCAAGCCTACCATACCTGCAGGGGCCCATTGGGTCATCCATTGATgacaaaatcacattaaagaCTAAAATTACAGCAGTTTAAAGGCAACACCTGCATTCTTACTTCATCTTCAAGTCACATCAATAGAGGCCCACAGCCCATTTTTGTCCTTTTGCCCCTGGTAGATTAAACCAGTCCTGGCTTATTCACCAGGTTACCATTTGAAATGACCTCTTCTGCCATATTTCATTTCTagttcattttcagatttatttgtcatttcaaCTGTAACAAATATTCTTCAAAAGGAAAAATAGTCTCCCTTTGACAGGaattaaaactgacaaaatgtcagacaaaagcatcaaaacaaaaatacaaaacttaTTTCTGTAAgacatatacatttatatataatacTTACACAATTGAAAACTGATTACTTATATTCTGTATAATAAAGAGTGAATTTGATATCATGCTTTTCCCCATTTTATATAAGGCATCACTTTGGAGTTTGTAACTTGTTATATATTACTCAACTGGCCATTAATTGTAACAACAGTGAAGTATGACTCTTccaactatatatatatatatatatataataataacttcCCATGCCCATTTTTCTCCTTGATCACAAAAATtgcaaactgaaaaataaattatttacaaTAAGTATGAATAAGGTTCCAGGTTGGGTAACAGTTATCTATGCAGGGAGGCAATGATATAACAGGCAATGTACGGTATACATAACACATCCAGCAGAAACAGTGCAGCATAGtacagcaggtggcagtgatgCACCATAACACTGATTTCCAACTACTTTTAAGTAAGGAAGTAGGATGTTGCATTTACCTGAACAAATATTAGTGTCAAAATGGTAAAGAGCTGCAAACTTGATCTACAGCTGTTGGAGTGAAACTGATGTGTATAGATGCATATTAATCTGCAGGTGAAATGAAATGGTATGTTATGGATAAAATGGAAATTATGAAGAGAATTGCTCAACATGACTGCCAGATTCATCAAGGCTTTGATTTGTTTGGCAGTCACTTTGTAGTTTTACTATAAATACACCTCTACAGGGGCTTTTTTGGTTTAGACTTGTCACTTACTGACAGCCAATTTGAATTCAAGAATCGTTTCGGGACGTGAAACGGGCAGGACAAATGAATATGAGTGCCacttcaaaaattcaaaaatcttTTCTGAAAATTGCTGTTTAGCAAACACCCACATCCACCTGCTGGGCTGCCTGGCGTTCCTTCAGTCTGATATTGTGGTTGTTTGTCCTTTAACTCCAGTGTGATATGCAAAGCCTTGCAAAAAGACACTGTATACATACTCAGTCAACTTAATCCAAATAAACTGGtcaatatgtttttctttgtccatATGTTCTACTATTGAAACTACTCAGTGTCTCTAAGACAACCTATACTGTActgttcctcttctcttttcctacTGCATGTTATGGTATTGTACACAATTTACTATTCTCTGATTTTCTTAAATGCACCTAAATGCATCATACTGCATGTAGAACCAAAGCAAATAGTGtttctttggtttttattttttccatgcAATAAAAGTTTACTACAAAgtcataaaaacagcagaaaataacattATATATTGTACAATAAGACAGATAAATATTTGGCCCTTATTCCACTGAAcagttaaacaaaaacagattctctctcattttccccACATATCTTGTTTTAGTAAAAACATATAACCTTCCTCACCTCACCTTAAAATAGgataaattattttttggaATAATACAAACCTAATAGTAGGCTACTCTTCATACAAGAAATAGCACTATATTCTACATTTAGATATGTTAGTGTATCTACTGAGCTCAGTCCAACATCATCTGCAGCAAAGTTCATTCACAAAGAAAGCACAGACTGAATATTACACCTCCACTACTTGTTGTTAACTGAAACAATTAAAGATGCAAAGCAGGATATCAggtaacagaaaacagagcGATTAAAACACAAGAGCGTCTTTGTTTTTAGCATACAGCTGTGAGTGAACGCAAACCTGACAGGCACAATGCTGCAGACGTGAAGCTCCAAACAGCGGATACTCGACAGATTCATAGACCCATCACATCTTTAACCCTGTCACATGTTTAACGGCTGCATTCCTGCAAAAGCCAAGCAGTCTAAAGACAATACAATGACATGTATTCACACAGACCTTTCTTTGGCAAACAGTTACTTGGAATGTTTAAAGATGGTAATCCAGATTTAacatagacaaataaaaaagcaattaaaaggaaaagcatGACATTAAAACAGCCAAACCACCTGAATGATTGTCTGTCTCATGTAGGATGGCAGTGCTTTAAGATGACCTTTGAATTAACTCCATTACAATAAATTCTTTACACCCGAAGCCCTTTAAAACTTCATATTATAAACCTAAATGTAGGCATGATCATCCTTCATCTGTACCATGATTTGAGATGTCATccgaaaaaaaagaaaacaatcttTGGACAGCAAAACTCTAAAATCTGGTATTGTTAATTTGTCTAAGTGCAAAGATCACTGCGCTGATGAGGCGCCTCCGGTCAGCAGTGATGGCCTGGTCCTCTTGGCAGCAGATTCCTCCACAGTAAAAGCATAGCtatactgaaaaaacaaaaacaaaacaaagtgagtATGTTTGTGCTTGGGAAACTTTATGTTCACACTTCAAAAAATGATTTGACTGAAATCAAGGGTCAGATGTGAGCCTACCTCATTTTCAATGTCTTGGAGTGACTTTATTTGTATGTTGTTTAATTGAGAGTTGAGGGGACACTATAGGAGAGAtataacaaagagaaagaaatgttaTGTACAATTACAGATAAAGtgacagggggaaaaaacagcaacattttgcAACAGAATTTGTCGCCTTAGTGCTGCTGAAAAAGTCAAGCCTACCGTCCCATTTGCCTGGATGTTGAATTTTGGGTGCAGACTAAAGGGAACTCCATCCAGAGCTGCAGGGAGAGAAGACAGGCCATAGGTGAGTGGACTGCCTCTACTGAGAAACTGTGATACATCAATAACAGTGCTCTTATGTATGTGGAGAGACTCAGAGTACCTGTAATGCCAGAGACACTGCTGTCAGCAGGTTTGTCCAAGTTGTCCTTGGTGTGGAGGCTTTGGCGTCTCTGACTCAGTTTACCATGTggcactggaggaggagggttgcTGTGGAAACAAAAGATGATGTTATTGACAGGAATAAAAACACCTTCAAGATGTAAAACTGTGTTATAGGGTTATGAAATTGTACACCTGTATACCAGagcagctgtcaaataaatgagaaaaagttCTAATTGAGGATAATGAAAATGTATGGTTGGACTTCTCTGTGTTAGACATTTAAAAAGGAGTAAACCTGGGTCTGAGGGGCAGGGGGGGCGACGGCTGCTCCAATGAGAGTCTGCGGAGATCCAGGCTCACACTGCGGGGTTTGGCTTGGGGCATGGGGCTAGAAAAATGTCCCTTTCTGCACCACAACACGTAGCCATGGATGTCTCTGGAGAAAAGGCACATTTATGACTGTCTAATGAAGTAACTGAATGCACAGTTAAGAGGAAATGTGGTCTTTAAATAACTCCTTTCTGAATAAGGACAGGTCCAATGTTTGCGTGTGTGAATGCTACCAACCCCACATATGTGTAATGTTGCAGCATCATTTTGCTTTTGGCTGTCAGTTTGATATCCAACACAGCTGTGTCCACACTGCAGACTGGGACGACTCGCATGCAAACCCGTTTCTTCTTCGAAACAGAGGCctctgcacatgcacacaaagagagaaaatgtccaTCAGACTGCTAGAGTAAATCAGCAGTGAGTAGTTTGGACACATATTCCTAAAATCTGCATTAAATAttaggaatgtgtgtgtactcactTGGTTCAAGGTGCTCTGCTATGTAGCAGTAACCGTGAGGAATAGAGTCTTTGTCTGAGAGAACCTGGATGTCGGACACCACCATACCACCTGTCAAGTCCtgtaagagggagagagatacaGTCCATGTACAGAAGACAAAAGGGACAagtgtggaaaacaaagagctgGTGGGAAACATACATGATGTATTGCAGTCCTGCAAAACACAGGCAATATGGTCATTAAAAGTGTACAAGTCCCCTTCTAATCGGCTCACAGTTACCTTGCTGTAACAGAGGTAATATCCAGACTTCATTGCAAAGCTGCGTGTAAAGTTTGCCGCTGCTCCATCCTCTGTGATGTTGATCTgcagaaaggcagagagatTGAGGAGAAAGTGGGTGCAGTTACCACATTTCACATCATAAATATGCCCCATTAACTTAACGGTAGGTGGATAACAACAGCAAGGCATAGAGAGAGTGGCTGATGTTCACGTTGGTTTAAAAGTTGGCACTACTGAGTCAAGGGGAGAGTAAACAAGTGACACCTGCATATTCATTTAACTACTCTCACTGAGACTGTATTTCCTGATTATGTCAATGTTTATCAGAGGCAGGAAGTgcataagaaaaacaaatgtgctCGGTCCACTTGAagagcagatgaaaaaaaaaaaagaaactggctATCCATGGCTGCAATTAAGACTGTGATTATTATTGGATAGTTTGTTGATGCTGCTCATTCAAATTACAGACAAATATAAGACTTTGACATTCATTGGCTGCACAACAtccttttttctgattttagaGAAGGTAGTTTACAGTCAGTGAATGGCTGTTAAACAACCACTCTGTCTCTAAAGGTCAGAATTTCAGTTCAAAACACTCACGCTGTCCCACTGACCACTGCAACACTCTTTCCCTCAGCCTTCAGAAAGAATCTATAAATTGTGTACAACTCAATGAAGCTAATATACAAATACAGCTGCTCCCATTCTTGCTGAGACTAAGGACATACAGTAGATTACACCACCCTTGTTGTGGCCCCTTTAGTTACCTGTGATTTTTTTAGGACTTGATTGCCACAAAATAGAGTTACTAAACAAGGAAGGGAAGATCTATTGTTATTTTCACACAGCCCTTCCTATTTCTTTGGTTATTCGAGCACCAGTGAACTATTGCCTATGGAGAACTGAATAAACCATTGATCTATATCTCAGTTCCTACCATGGTGAAGTCTTTGGGGCAGGTGCCAGTGTTGGAGGTCCACGCCACTGCTGTAATGGGCCGGACTCCCCCATGCTCCATCAAGGACAtctgaggaagaaaataaaataagtgttAAGTATATCAGGAAGTTAGAAGGAAAAGAGAACAGAAATCCAGATATGTGTTGTTAATGGTGGACACTAACATGAATGTATAAATAAAAGCTCCTCAGTCTTCTCACTGCCAGCTTTTCCAACTTTTCAGGAATGTTGTACTCAAtctattaaaacacattttaatacctTAAGTCCATTCATGATTGTACAAATGACACTGCTGTGATGACACAGGACCTAGTGAGTTGTTATGTCCATGTGGCAAGAAGTGAAGACTCTCAGCGGTAAACAGGCTACGTTTCAGTCCAAGAATTCATGTTACCCCAGGGCTACATTGTCTAGGACAGAATGATCCAATTCAGTCTAAACGGTCACATTACTTTATGTTCAAGGACAGAGAAAACTTTTCAGTGAAGGAATTTAAAATTCTAGAGTTACCTTTTTGtgagatgtttttatatttaaagttCTTTTGCTCAGCACCTCCGTTCAGGTAGTTGATATGGATAAAATCATCTATCAgggtaaatgtaattttatatcAGAATATTGATATGTATTGTGTTACAATACCTTTTctgtaaaattaatttgaaatgattCTAAAATAGACCTGTAGTGTCTGTGTATGATAAATCCAAATTACTTACcttaaaaatcacataaaaatcaAAAGCAGTCCTTCTAATTGATTTGATGATGGACAAATTTATATTGTGTCATGTTACAGTATTGAGTGACCTAGTACAAACTCTCAGTGTTTTAGGTTTGTGACTCCTATAAAATAAAGAGATTTTTAGTGGTGACTTGTTCCATAGATGAAATACTTCCCCTTTTCAAAATGTGTTAAACTTTATAATTATGATATGCTTAGAAGATGACAACTGTCCTCAGTTTTCAAAGGATAAAACAAGAACAATCAGTAAAGTATGAGTGATTAATTCTGGATACACAAATATTTCTAATGCCTGACACTGAATAATTAAACCTATGTAATGTGAAGTGTAAAGTGAGGACAGATGTTTGATGAATGTAAAATACAGACTATATGTTCACTGACTTGACGCCAATACTTACTTACGTGACATTCACTGTTAGACATTCATTGTGTGAGATCTATTTTGGTATCAGGGTGGGAAATCAATACCAGCCATACGCAAGTAAATCAACCCTGACTGTATCTGACAGTTTAACTGTTTAACTTCATCACCAGCGTTACCACACTGTTATATTTTCCAATGTTATTAGTTTCTCATGCTGAGAATAAAATATGAGTGAATTATTAATGAAGACTGGTTTGAAGTCATATATCGTGTATTTAGATGACAAGCCGAGTTTACCTGACAATAGTAGCGACTGTTCCAGTGACAAAACTTCGCTGTTTCTTGTTCAAAATGTGCTTAGTTCTTTTTGTTTCGTGAGTCAACGAATAAAATCGTAAAAACATACActtactttgtgtctgtgtccacTTCTGTCTCTTCGAGGTGGCGTGGTCTGGCAGGCAAACAACTTTTTGGTTATCAGCCGAAATGTCTTGGTCTTCCTCGTCAAAGCAGGAAGTACTGAATCCATTCTGACTCCAACTCCCGTCACACCACGGGGCAAGACGTCAGACGTCATTATATACCGACTGAAAATCTGAACCACGGTCTGAACGCAAGAGGGCAGCATTACAGCTCCATGTGAATAAACAGTCTGGTGTCCATTTCCACAGAAGATGAAGGTGAACGAGGCGGACTGAGGTGGAAGGAAGAAGAACGTGAGAGGAGAATAGTGGAGCAGGGAGAGCAGAGGCGAATTAGAGAGGCTGCTAcagcttattcctctgtgcaaCAGGCCCAGATTtatgtccaaaaactattaaaaacacatcagtgtgcCATATTGTTGCACTGTGTGACATACTCCTTcattacaattattattttacataattCCCACATACACTGCACGGCTCTTGTAAATACCCATTAATACTACACCACAAATGTGTAATCATCCCTGGCTGAAAATAGTTCTCTAAAAATGCAgtgtaataaaatgtaaaaatgacaacatcAAGCTGTTTTGGAGAATTAGCCAgccttttattaaattaaatcaacTATTTTAGACCCCTTTATAGTCTTTAGCTAAAATCAACAGCTATGGAGttgagtgccacagacaggaaAGATAAGACTGAAAGAAATGAGCTAACACACTgattgttttggtcttttcgtgggatttgttgacaagaagACAATTATAGATTAGCACCAGCCCTCTCCTTTCATgttctgttttaatgtgaacattttgtgGGCCAACACAGATAATATTAAGAtctaacagctgcagctgagtcAAATCCAAAGAGGGAACTTTATTCTGGCGTTGTGGTCTACTTATTTTTCCCAAGGTGAAAGGATCATCTGTTGTGAATAATGTCAatcttttgttatttcttttaataataTTCCCCATGTAACATGGaggcagctgcacacacaggcCAGCTCCATATGAAGACTTAAGTTCAATATGTCATTAAGAATAAGGCCCTTTGATAACCACAGACAATACACACTCctaacagacacagacactcatATGAATCAGCTTTAatgttgtgtgtacatgtgtgaaaTCGAGAGGACAACACTTGACTGGAGCATCCAGAGGTGCTCAGGTCCCTGTTGACATGGCAACATGCAGAGCAGGCCACAGGAGGGTGTTACGGGGGGGGGGTTGGAGCAGGTGGACTGTTCCATCTtgatgaagaagaaaatcagTGTTTACTCACAGCATTTAGCTTTATTGGTTGATTGATCAATTAATGAGAATGAGCCAGCCCAGCTGTAATCTACTGAGACTAAAACAGGAGGAAAGGAGGGCAAATTGCCAGTGAGTGCATCTCTGTGTGTCCTGATGCCTGCTCGCTTTTTGTGAATGCAtgcagcagccagtgtgtgtggtAGTAAATATGAGAGTGATAGACTGAGTGAGAGAGTAGTTTCAGCTGCTCTAGTGCTTCCTGTGCTGGAGGAGTCATTCATCATTTTCCAGCAAGTAGGTCTTGTGTTTGCAGTGGGATGGGATGGCAGCAGACACATGCATTCAGGttaatgtgcacacacacttctccaaAGCATGAGGTCTTAATCACAATGAACTGTCAGAAAAAATACTATATTGCTTGgtgtcttttattttcaatcatcaagtccacattcacacacacacacgtactgaCATAAAAAGAGGTGGTGgtaaatgcagagagagagaccagtgTAGTCAACCGTCCTGAGAGGATGCTGGGGGCTTGTTCATGTTCCCcccaacaaatgaaaaatgaacacattaaAATGCCAATTTATTTGAAAGATGTGTAGCAGTTATTTGGCATTACTTAACTATACTTAACAACACAATGCTGGACATTACCATCAGAAACCAACGAACACAAACCACTAACAAATGAAGTTACATGACATTTCAGAAGCCGCTCAATAAAGCTCTAGCACCTAAAATATCTGAATAAATATCATTAATTaatctttacatttaaatatatagaAAATTGGTCTGCATCACACTGAAATCTGTAAATCTGGAGTCCCCACAACCCAGTTTGGGACTGTACTGATTGTCTTAGTATTTTGAAACAAAAGCTGACATCATCATACTGCCTGTATTAAAAGCAAAGACAGTCTGCATAATGACCTGCTGTGCTGCATAATTCAGATAAAACTGATGAAACATAACGTCCTGTGTAAATACAGTTTCATTatagacaacaacaacaacaacaacaacaacaacctctTCCCGGTTTCAAATCAAACTGCAGCATTCCCCTGAGCCCGCCGACATACTGGCAGAGAGCTGCGTcaagaaaaccaaaaacagccAGAACAAGACCGGAAATTATTCAACattgatttcaaaataaaagtactaaaaagtaaaacattctTTTACAACTGTGTAGACTAATCGTTTTTGCAAAGTTGTGAACATTATTCCAAGTTTATCTGAACATTATTCAGAGATCTGCAGTCTCTGTATTCCAGTGGCCATCTCAGAAGGTATAAAAACTACTTTACTGACACCATGCATGATATGTCTGTGGCACAATACTCACACATCTGTTCACTACAGTCtctaaatacacaaataatataaaagtaTTTATAACCAAATATTGCACAACAGATATGAGAGCATCAGTTCAGGAGGATATACAAACAAATGTCTTATTTATTCAAACATGATATGTGTTCATGCTGCACTTTAAATAAGTAATGACTTGTCCAGAGTAgtcctgcctctctgcctctgtgtagTGGGATACACAGGTTAGGCAACTCTGCACTGACTGATGGCTTCTGTGATGCTAGTGTAGTAATTTTGTCAGCTGGGTGAAGAGAAAACCATCTCTGCATTCTTCTATTTATCCTCTGACTGGACCATTTGGCATTTTACACTGATTCCTGCTgtcaaaatacagacaaaaaaatttaaaattacattagtTTGTATTACTTGGAAATGTCTGAGCGGAACTTGCCGTTATTCATAGTGTGTGACTTGACAGTGGACGGTGTTGCTCCGTGGTGTTTCTTAGGGAGGACTGGAGCAGTAACCCCTTTAGCCGTGGTGAGggaaggaaaacaggaaaaagcagcagctcATGGTGCAAACCTGGAGGTGTGGGACCTTGGACAGAACCTGGTGGACGAAGTTCTTCGGAAATACCTTTCCTAGACCGTCTTGTAGGTGACCCTGTCGCTTCACACTTTTAATGACCAGCAGGACTGATAAATAGAAGGGGAGCAGGCAGAGACATCAGAGGGACTCCCAGGTCGTCAGATAATAAGCTTTAACACCTTTCAGCCCATTATTTAACAGACTAGGAAACGCTCTGGCTTTTATACAGtgttctctgttt from Lates calcarifer isolate ASB-BC8 linkage group LG5, TLL_Latcal_v3, whole genome shotgun sequence includes these protein-coding regions:
- the mvb12a gene encoding multivesicular body subunit 12A isoform X3, with amino-acid sequence MNGLKMSLMEHGGVRPITAVAWTSNTGTCPKDFTMINITEDGAAANFTRSFAMKSGYYLCYSKDLTGGMVVSDIQVLSDKDSIPHGYCYIAEHLEPKASVSKKKRVCMRVVPVCSVDTAVLDIKLTAKSKMMLQHYTYVGDIHGYVLWCRKGHFSSPMPQAKPRSVSLDLRRLSLEQPSPPLPLRPSNPPPPVPHGKLSQRRQSLHTKDNLDKPADSSVSGITALDGVPFSLHPKFNIQANGTCPLNSQLNNIQIKSLQDIENEYSYAFTVEESAAKRTRPSLLTGGASSAQ
- the mvb12a gene encoding multivesicular body subunit 12A isoform X1, translated to MDSVLPALTRKTKTFRLITKKLFACQTTPPRRDRSGHRHKVSMSLMEHGGVRPITAVAWTSNTGTCPKDFTMINITEDGAAANFTRSFAMKSGYYLCYSKDLTGGMVVSDIQVLSDKDSIPHGYCYIAEHLEPKASVSKKKRVCMRVVPVCSVDTAVLDIKLTAKSKMMLQHYTYVGDIHGYVLWCRKGHFSSPMPQAKPRSVSLDLRRLSLEQPSPPLPLRPSNPPPPVPHGKLSQRRQSLHTKDNLDKPADSSVSGITALDGVPFSLHPKFNIQANGTCPLNSQLNNIQIKSLQDIENEYSYAFTVEESAAKRTRPSLLTGGASSAQ
- the mvb12a gene encoding multivesicular body subunit 12A isoform X2; the encoded protein is MDSVLPALTRKTKTFRLITKKLFACQTTPPRRDRSGHRHKMSLMEHGGVRPITAVAWTSNTGTCPKDFTMINITEDGAAANFTRSFAMKSGYYLCYSKDLTGGMVVSDIQVLSDKDSIPHGYCYIAEHLEPKASVSKKKRVCMRVVPVCSVDTAVLDIKLTAKSKMMLQHYTYVGDIHGYVLWCRKGHFSSPMPQAKPRSVSLDLRRLSLEQPSPPLPLRPSNPPPPVPHGKLSQRRQSLHTKDNLDKPADSSVSGITALDGVPFSLHPKFNIQANGTCPLNSQLNNIQIKSLQDIENEYSYAFTVEESAAKRTRPSLLTGGASSAQ